A region from the Cervus elaphus chromosome 10, mCerEla1.1, whole genome shotgun sequence genome encodes:
- the LOC122701778 gene encoding 2-acylglycerol O-acyltransferase 3-like, with the protein MKILQKQQLEVLSTYKYVSCFLFMGPFFSLLGVFLLFTSLWWLSVLYTVWLFLDWDTPCQGGRRSQWIRNWVLWKHMRDYFPIKLIKTAELPSNRNYVLATHPHGILSVGVFCNFCTEVTGSSQQFPGLRFSLAILNSLFYLPVYRDYVMSYGTCSVNHQSLDFILSQPQLGQAVLILVGGAHEALHAVPGEHCLTLRNCKGFVRLALRHGTSLVPVYSFGENDIFRVKAFAPDSWQHLFQVTIKKVVGISPCVFWGRGLFSDKSCGLVPLARPIITVVGRPIPVPQCPQPTEEQVDHYHTLYMKALEQLFEEHKESCGLPASAHLTFI; encoded by the exons ATGAAAATCCTGCAGAAACAGCAGCTAGAAGTACTGAGCACCTACAAATACGtgtcctgtttcctcttcatgg gccctttcttttcccttcttggCGTCTTCCTCCTCTTCACCTCCCTCTGGTGGCTGTCTGTTCTCTACACGGTGTGGTTATTCCTGGACTGGGACACACCCTGCCAAG GAGGAAGGCGTTCTCAGTGGATAAGGAATTGGGTTCTTTGGAAACACATGAGGGATTATTTCCCCATTAAG CTGATTAAAACAGCAGAGCTGCCCTCAAACAGGAACTACGTGCTTGCCACCCACCCACATGGGATCCTGAGCGTCGGAGTCTTCTGTAACTTCTGCACTGAGGTCACTGGCTCCTCGCAGCAGTTCCCCGGGCTTCGGTTCTCATTGGCCATATTGAACAGTCTCTTTTACCTCCCAGTCTATCGAGATTATGTTATGTCCTATG GAACATGTTCCGTGAACCACCAGAGCCTGGATTTTATTCTGTCGCAGCCCCAGCTCGGCCAGGCTGTGCTCATATTGGTCGGCGGAGCCCACGAGGCCCTGCATGCCGTCCCAGGGGAGCACTGCCTCACTCTCCGGAACTGTAAAGGCTTTGTCCGCCTGGCACTGAGGCACGG caCCTCCCTTGTGCCCGTGTACTCCTTTGGGGAGAATGACATCTTCAGAGTTAAGGCTTTTGCCCCAGACTCCTGGCAGCATCTGTTCCAGGTCACCATCAAGAAGGTCGTGGGCATTTCTCCTTGTGTCTTCTGGGGCCGTGGTCTCTTCTCAGACAAGTCCTGCGGCCTGGTGCCCTTGGCCAGACCCATCATCACTGTGG TGGGCCGCCCCATCCCGGTGCCCCAGTGCCCGCAGCCCACCGAGGAGCAGGTGGACCACTATCACACGCTGTACATGAAGGCTCTGGAGCAACTGTTTGAGGAGCACAAGGAGAGCTGTGGCCTCCCGGCTTCTGCTCACCTCACCTTCATCTAG
- the NAT16 gene encoding LOW QUALITY PROTEIN: probable N-acetyltransferase 16 (The sequence of the model RefSeq protein was modified relative to this genomic sequence to represent the inferred CDS: inserted 5 bases in 3 codons; substituted 2 bases at 2 genomic stop codons) yields the protein MMLGASCDGVTSEVSKPEKDVEPDAEVCSEIPRGQVPGSKPRSGSGPEAEASPLDFIVATEGISPATAGSRNRPQSSAGQVQRTGSRIRDPGTEESSLGRSRVWPGAPGGWRRSAQRVRRGESFEPRAPLQSNPHRQQWPRLQIAKESVHGIDAGETAPQERGERVARLLEHFCSQLVRDSTRGIRVARLSRDDQLGPRKLKKFRLITKQNKGGILLVQFNSSALLXASGVFSQLPREAVWEAGGDLARLLLSPSLQRDXEEPSQEWPPYWPSESNLRLLAAKGLEWRVDSRARPRGAHAVHAPSRIPHRGDSMWRYLRVDAFSSDGAQRQSQLLXHLQRQSPXFSLNVVCQLFPAPQLWSQVADFHQAGWGLALVKGYTEQXLLEADN from the exons ATGATGCTGGGAGCCAGCTGTGATGGAGTCACCTCAGAGGTTTCTAAGCCTGAAAAAGATGTCGAGCCAGATGCAGAGGTATGCTCAGAGATCCCAAGAG GCCAAGTCCCTGGGTCCAAGCCCAGGTCTGGATCAGGGCCTGAGGCTGAGGCCAGCCCTTTGGACTTCATAGTGGCCACAGAAGGAATTT CCCCTGCCACAGCTGGCTCTAGGAACCGACCACAGAGCAGTGCCGGCCAAGTGCAACGAACAG GCTCTCGAATCCGAGACCCAGGCACTGAGGAGAGCTCCTTGGGCAGGTCACGGGTCTGGCCTGGCGCCCCGGGGGGATGGCGACGGAGTGCGCAGCGTGTGAGAAGAGGCGAGTCCTTTGAACCGAGAGCCCCGTTGCAGAGCAACCCCCACCGCCAACAATGGCCTCGGTTGCAGATCGCGAAGGAGTCGGTACACGGGATCGACGCCGGGGAGACGGCGCCCCAGGAGCGCGGCGAGAGGGTGGCCCGGCTGCTAGAGCACTTCTGTTCGCAGCTGGTAAGAGACAGCACTCGGGGCATCAGAGTGGCAAGACTCAGCAGGGACGATCAGCTGGGGCCCCGGAAGCTGAAGAAATTCCGCCTAATCACCAAGCAGAACAAAGGA GGCATCCTTTTGGTCCAATTCAACTCGTCGGCGCTGCT GGCCTCCGGCGTCTTCTCGCAGCTGCCCCGGGAGGCCGTATGGGAGGCTGGTGGTGACCTGGCACGCCTCCTGCTGTCGCCCTCCTTGCAGCGCG GGGAGGAACCATCCCAGGAGTGGCCGCCCTACTGGCCGAGTGAGAGTAACCTGCGCCTCCTGGCGGCCAAGGGCCTGGAGTGGCGCGTGGACAGCCGCGCGCGCCCGCGCGGTGCTCACGCTGTGCACGCTCCCTCCCGCATCCCTCACCGTGGCGACAGCATGTGGCGCTACCTCCGCGTCGACGCCTTCAGCAGCGACGGTGCGCAGAGGCAGAGCCAGCTTCTGTAGCATCTGCAGCGCCAGAGCCC TTTCAGCCTCAACGTCGTGTGCCAACTCTTCCCGGCGCCCCAGTTGTGGTCTCAGGTGGCTGACTTCCaccaggctggctgggggctcgCGCTGGTCAAGGGTTATACTGAACAGTAGTTGCTGGAGGCCGACAACTAA